From Halapricum desulfuricans, a single genomic window includes:
- a CDS encoding universal stress protein — translation MPANSDGSPQMQMLEHEDVAWPSEDQRILVPFHEAVNVTETGLLGASIASGTNGTLYLLHAVKPGDTKNTDVIRHDAGTKFLIKQEFDVPVVQQQKELSDDLLRAFIESHDITSVLINREEESFFSRAGSDQTDGLQCHTIVGSGIAAFDSPTSILVPVAGGPHSGLAIRIAEAIATAYDCSIELLHVISEDASEQQENDAAKLLDTYSSRVAGSIEVHCDVLRKPGVADTIIEQSETRDLTVLGAPEKGELRRYVFGSTVDDIMNNTDPQPILTVHRKDTESLISRWF, via the coding sequence ATGCCAGCCAATTCGGATGGATCTCCACAGATGCAGATGCTTGAGCACGAAGATGTGGCGTGGCCATCCGAAGATCAACGGATTCTCGTGCCATTCCACGAGGCTGTGAACGTCACCGAGACCGGTCTTCTCGGGGCTAGTATCGCCAGCGGAACGAACGGCACACTCTATCTTCTCCACGCTGTCAAGCCGGGTGACACGAAGAATACAGATGTTATCCGCCATGACGCAGGCACCAAATTCCTGATCAAGCAGGAGTTCGACGTGCCTGTCGTTCAACAGCAAAAAGAGCTCTCTGACGATCTCTTGCGCGCGTTCATCGAGAGCCACGATATCACGAGTGTCCTCATCAACAGAGAGGAAGAGAGTTTCTTCTCTCGGGCGGGATCCGATCAGACGGACGGCTTGCAGTGTCACACTATCGTCGGGTCAGGAATAGCCGCATTCGACTCACCGACAAGTATTCTCGTGCCAGTTGCTGGAGGTCCCCACTCCGGGCTTGCGATACGGATCGCGGAGGCGATCGCTACCGCGTACGACTGTTCGATCGAACTGCTTCACGTCATCTCCGAAGACGCCTCTGAACAGCAGGAAAACGATGCAGCGAAACTGCTCGATACCTACAGCTCTCGGGTCGCTGGGTCGATCGAAGTACATTGTGACGTTCTCCGCAAACCTGGTGTGGCCGACACGATCATCGAACAGTCTGAAACGCGTGATTTGACTGTTCTCGGCGCGCCAGAAAAAGGAGAACTCCGTCGATATGTCTTCGGATCCACAGTAGACGACATAATGAACAACACTGACCCACAGCCGATACTGACAGTCCATCGGAAAGATACAGAATCCTTGATTTCGCGCTGGTTCTGA
- a CDS encoding PIN domain-containing protein: MKLVIDANVVIAALIADAKTRELIVTLEPKLLTPAFVSDEIENYEAMIAEKSGMEPDRVAQFIDLLFQYIDVVPAEDFHPAIERADEAIGDTDPDAVLYLACTIASDGGIWSDDSDFDQQNLVETYSTSEVVESFQTV; encoded by the coding sequence ATGAAGCTGGTCATCGACGCCAACGTTGTCATCGCCGCCCTCATCGCCGATGCGAAAACGCGGGAGCTCATCGTGACGCTTGAGCCCAAACTTCTGACGCCCGCGTTCGTCTCCGACGAGATCGAGAACTACGAGGCGATGATCGCGGAGAAGTCCGGGATGGAACCGGACCGAGTGGCACAGTTCATCGATCTCCTGTTCCAGTATATCGACGTTGTCCCAGCGGAAGACTTCCACCCGGCCATCGAGCGCGCAGACGAGGCGATCGGCGACACCGATCCCGACGCCGTGCTCTATCTAGCGTGTACGATTGCCAGCGATGGGGGCATCTGGAGTGACGATTCTGACTTCGATCAGCAGAATCTGGTCGAGACATACTCGACAAGCGAAGTGGTCGAGTCGTTCCAGACGGTCTAA
- a CDS encoding metal-dependent hydrolase has protein sequence MMLPTHALAGMLLALPVLSVAPEFAGVALLAGVLGGSFPDFDMYVGHRKSLHYPVYYSALAVPSLFVAGLAPSVATVSAAVFLMGAAVHSVADVLGGGLELRPWEGSSERAVYDHYRKRWITPRRWISYDGSPGDLLLSYALAVPLLVALEGSFRWTVIAALTVASVYTAVRRYLPTLAITVLTVVGPWLPEPVRSSIPPRYCGPNLVASDLSD, from the coding sequence ATGATGCTCCCGACCCACGCGCTCGCGGGGATGCTGCTCGCGCTCCCGGTGCTCTCCGTCGCACCGGAGTTCGCCGGCGTCGCCCTCCTCGCCGGAGTACTGGGTGGGAGCTTCCCGGACTTCGATATGTACGTCGGCCACCGGAAATCCCTCCACTATCCGGTTTACTATTCCGCTCTGGCCGTCCCGTCGCTGTTCGTGGCAGGGCTCGCCCCCTCGGTCGCGACAGTCTCTGCCGCCGTATTCCTGATGGGAGCGGCCGTCCACAGCGTCGCCGACGTGCTCGGAGGCGGCCTCGAACTCCGTCCCTGGGAAGGGTCGTCGGAGCGTGCCGTCTACGATCACTACCGGAAGCGGTGGATCACGCCCCGGCGGTGGATCAGTTACGACGGCTCGCCCGGGGACCTCCTGCTTTCGTATGCGCTGGCCGTCCCGCTGCTGGTGGCGCTCGAGGGGTCGTTCCGCTGGACGGTGATCGCGGCCCTGACCGTCGCGAGCGTGTACACGGCCGTCCGTCGGTACCTGCCGACGCTCGCCATCACCGTCCTGACGGTTGTCGGACCGTGGCTGCCCGAGCCCGTGCGTTCGTCTATCCCCCCGCGGTATTGCGGCCCGAATCTCGTCGCTTCGGATCTCTCTGATTGA